DNA from Microcoleus sp. bin38.metabat.b11b12b14.051:
TAGAAATAAATTTAGCTAAAATAGTAGGATCTTGTACTCTTAGTCGAATCAAGTAAGATGCAGCTACAGATTCTGGTGGATTGCAGACTAAATAGCTTTTGCCAGTTGTTGCTCCAGTTCGTGCAAAAACAATATCTTGATCGATAAGTCTATATTTTTTTAAATCATCTTCACTAATTGGGCAGTATGGAACTCTAGACCAGTTAACCCTATCCTTTTGAATATCAGTAATTCTGAGAAACTTTGAGCCAAAATTTTCAACAGAAGCTTTTGCTGTATATCCGTAACTGATTACAGCAATATCACCTAATTGTAAGTTTCTCCATTCTTTCATCACCTTTTTAATCCTCTCCTAGTTCAGGTTTATTAGCTGGTTGAGCGACTTGCCCTGAGCTTGCCGAATCGGAGTCAAAACCAGCATTTTTATAATGCGAATCATTCTGACACTCTGCCAAAATATGAAGGCGATCCCAGTTACTCTCCATCAGAGCAATTTTTTTCCTTCGATTCCAACCCTGAACCTGCTTTTCACGATAAAAAGCATCCGCTACATGATCAAAATACTCAGCATAGACCAATTTTACAGGCAGTCGTTTTTGCGTATGATTTGCACCCAAACCATTTTGATGCTGCCACAAACGACCTGGTAAATCTTTTGTACTTCCCGTATAGAAGGAGCTATCAGCACATTCCAGAATATACATATAGGGCATGGTTATAACCTCCTCTCAACACCGGACTTCGACTTCGCTCAGTCCTCATCTTTTATTGTTAATCCTGAGCTCTAGCTGGATGAGCTCATCTCTAGCTGGCTGAGCTCATCTCTAGCTGGCTGAGCTCATCTCTAGCTGGCTGAGCTCATCTCTAGCTGGCTGAGCTCATCTCTAGCTGGCTGAGCGAAGCCGAAGCCATCCCTCCTGTAAAAACCGGACTTCGACTTCGCTCAGTCCTCATCTCATCTCATCTCATCTCATCTTATCTTTTGTTGTTAATCCCGATCTCTAATGAACTGAACTCATC
Protein-coding regions in this window:
- a CDS encoding GIY-YIG nuclease family protein; the encoded protein is MPYMYILECADSSFYTGSTKDLPGRLWQHQNGLGANHTQKRLPVKLVYAEYFDHVADAFYREKQVQGWNRRKKIALMESNWDRLHILAECQNDSHYKNAGFDSDSASSGQVAQPANKPELGED